Within the Lacerta agilis isolate rLacAgi1 chromosome 15, rLacAgi1.pri, whole genome shotgun sequence genome, the region TTCCCCTATCGCACCGCTGCCTTGTTGAGCAATCTGTCTCTCCAACCCCTGAAAATGCTTCCTGTGGATTTGGACAAGCGGGCGCTGCGGTCTCGAAGCAAGGCATGCTGATTAGAGGAAGAAGCTCTGGGACACCTCTGAACCCCCGCAAGAATCAAACAAGAGACTGCGTTTTTTGCCTGCTTTGGGGTGTGACTTTGTGAACAGAAGAAGCCGGAAGATTCGTGTTAAAATTAACCTCTGTTTAGAATGACTGCTGCTAAGGGTAGACCTTCCCCCACTACATCAGAAAAGGTTAGTGAcagaaaggcactctgcatgtgctcagacaCACACTTTATTATTCTTCCACATGTTCGGGGGCTGATAGCAGCTTAAGTCACAATATCAAAGCGAGTTGAGAATTAGGTAGGAGGAGGGTGGCACATGCTCTGATGACCTCTCCCTTCAGATGTGCAATGGATTAAGACCAAAGTCCTTCAGCTGGTGCTTAGAGTCCATGTGGATGACAGTAGCCTCCTTCTCCCAGGTGAGCTTGGCACTTTGCAGTTTGGAGAGGACGCAGTCCAGGCTACCCTGCAGGAAGGAGAAGTCAGAGGCagggtgaggggtgtgtgtgtgtgtgtgtggcgccaAGGGATGGCAACCAAAAGTGTGGCATCCTTCCAGTTCTGTAGCTGCACATGACTGAACAGCTGCTGCCGCAGAACAGCGAGAACGTAGGAATGTGCACCCAGGAATTTCATGTTTGGACACAACAACACTCAGAATGCTGGAAGCAAGCTTCTGAGTTGCACAGAACACTTCATCGGGCATGTTTCAGAGcaaaccattattattttttaccatttTATTTCTAAAAGGTGGCTCTATTTCAATAGCTGGCAACAGATCAAAGAGGCACTACCCTGCAGTATCTGTGTTTGAAAGCAGGCCATGAGCCACAGAAGGGATGCATGGCACCTGGAGCTTCACACCTGTGGGAATAAGACACTCCCTCTTTAAATAATGGCCCACATGCTGAACCCATGATCTCTTCTTTGCAATCTATGACCTGCCACCCACCCAAACTCACATGCAGGATTTTTTCATATTCTGTCTCCATCTCGTCAACCTTGCGCTGCATCTCGGCCACGGCCTTGTCCTTCTCTTCCAGCATCCTTGCCTTGTCCAGCTGGCTTTGTAGCAGATCACCTTGGCAGGCAGCTGCAGGGCAGCAGAAAGTGTTGggcaaggagaaagaggagacaAATATGTGTGGGAAGGAAAAGCACAGAGAGGACCTTCCAAGGCCTCCAGCTAAGTGGTGGAGCTCTGACTACGCACACAAAAGCCCCCAAagtcaatccccggcatctccaggttgagCTAGCTAGAAGAAAGCCCTGGctgaagctctggagagctgctgccagtcagtgtagcaatGCTGATCTCGATGGATCAGTGGCCTGACTTGTTATAAGGCCGTTTCTTACGGTAACAGGCGACAAACATCTCAGGACAGAGCACTAAGAAGTTCGGGGGGTGGCATGTGATGGGGCTTGAGAACATCTATTTTCTACTGCTTCTAAGTGGCCTTGCACTCCAACTTCACCTGTAGCAAAATGTGCCAGAATCTATTCCCTTAACGCAAGCTTAGTAGGGCTTGTAACAGAATTAGGCAAACTGATTTCCATCTCAAGGTTTGGAGGGTTAAGATTCATCCtcactccacccaccccccacacagaTTCCaggtgcaaagagagagagacagagtttGCAAAACACTCTCCAAGTCCTTAACTGAAAGATGAACATGGGCAAAGAACAGTTGCTACAACCATACATATCCATGTGTGATCATCTCCAAggccaagggtgtgtgtgtgtgtgtgtgtgtgtgtgcgaaatACCAAGTTGTGCCTGCAAGTTCTGCGTCTCCGCTTCTAAACGATGGATCCGGGTATCAGTCTGGTGCTGAAGCTGCTGGTACTTGCGGATCATCTCTGGAACGCAAGATGGGAGAAGAAAATGATCGCCCCGTCCAACACCCTCACCCTTCATTAACAGACCTAACTAAGATTTATAGCCAGGATGGAGGaacctccagacattgttggattcCCACTTGCATCAGACCCAGTCAACATGGCTGATGGCAAAGGAAGATGGGCAACGACGGGaaatctcttggggggggggcaggttcctCCATCCCGGCTGATTTGTAGTCTATCTGGTGTAACAGAAGGTaaacaggaggggggggaaatccctgccTCTATATGCTTACAAGAGAAGTTTTACcgggcaggggggaggggggggaaaagcAGATAAGAGTCGCAAAGGGTCTGTGTGCAGAATGATATACCACAGTGTTAGATGCGGAGGGAAACGCTGCCTTCATCTGAACTTTTCAAAGCCAACATCCTGTGATTGCATTTTCCTGAGGAAGCGTCTTGTGAAGACCAACTGGCTTACTGCGTCATGAACTTCTTTTGCCTGCATCCGATGAATGAAGTGGAAAGAGAAAGCGATGCACACAggcacgtacagtggtaccttggttcttgaacttaatccgtcctgggagtccgttcgactcccgaaaccgtttgaaaaccaaggcgcagcttccgattggctgcaggagcttcctgcacttaagCGGAAGTtgtgttggatgtttggcttccaaaaaacatttgcaaaccggaacactcacttccgggtttgcagcgttcaggagccgatttgtttggaagccaagctgtttgagtaccaaggtaccactgtacatcgtGAAGGTGCAATGGAGAACAAAACAAGTCATGGAGCAGGGAGTTAAGCGGGGCAGGAATGTGTGCTGATAATTGGGGTACGAAAAATGAACGATCCTCTCCCTACTAATAGGAAGCATCCCCCATACCCCAAGGCCATGCGAATGTAGCCTTTGGAGGTTGAGTAAAGTGGCAGGTAGATGCCAGAGACCCCCTTGGAAAGGCAATACTGCTGATT harbors:
- the CCDC153 gene encoding coiled-coil domain-containing protein 153 isoform X1, whose product is MFVHLLPFAVCGERARMAPAKKGKGAKAAKQKKNTGPDEERYRKAVLEVDTLKQHLVLRRDIARQAMADSEGLKQRLLDLEKELEEARGDKKDIYEEMIRKYQQLQHQTDTRIHRLEAETQNLQAQLAACQGDLLQSQLDKARMLEEKDKAVAEMQRKVDEMETEYEKILHGSLDCVLSKLQSAKLTWEKEATVIHMDSKHQLKDFGLNPLHI